The Chloroflexota bacterium region TCTTCACCGGTAAGCGGAGCGTAACCCTGCGCTTCCAGGTCATGACTCAACCCTTCTTTGATATACGCGATTTCCCGCTGCAGTAAATCTATATATTCATCAACGTTTTCACCGACATAGTCTGAGCCATAAAACACCCGGTCGAGAACGCCGTATTCCCTCGCCATAGCCAGGTTCCTGGCCAATAACTGGCGTCTTCCCCGGCCAATGTATGGGTCGATGAACATGGCGAAATCGGTATACACATTCGGAGAACGGGCCATTATGCAGAGAAGCTCCTCTGTCCATGGGTAACCCATATGTTCAACATCGAACCTCAGTTCCGGGAAATCAATGGTCAAATCATCCAGCAAGGTTATCTGGCAATACTTCAACGGGCAATTCCTTGGCGGCCCGAACTGGTGCGAATGGTGAAAATATATGGCTATATCCAACTCGATCGCTTTCTCGTAAAAGGGATATATTCGTTTGTCATTGGAATAATAATGGCCATAACCCGGGGTCAGCAGAAAACCCTTTATGTCCTTTTCCGTTACCAGCTCGTTCAGCTCTGCCAGCTGTGCCGTATTCAGACGGTCTTGTGCGTCAAGTGGCTCCGCAGCGGCAAATGATATTATCCTTGTTGGTGCCAGTTGGTGCAGCTCCGCGGAAAGTGCATTTGAACCCAGCCACATCCCCCTGACGCGTTCCATTGACTGCGACATTGTTTGGAACCGAGATACCCCTATCTCGTCCAGCCGTCTCAGCAGTGAATTTATATCGAAGCCTTCGATATCTTTGACACCCTTCTTTAGATGATCGATTGTGGCATGTTTCTGGTACATATGAGTGTGGCCATCAATAATCCCCATCTTGTTTCCTCCAGTCTTACGTCTCATCAGCACCACGCGGAATTTTGAGGCGCTAGAGCCCGATTCGCTCGGACACTTCCCGCATTCCCAGGATTACGTCGCCGATTAAATCCGTCAGTTCCACGCCTAACATCTCGGCGCCTTTTTCAATTAGGGGACGATTCACCCCGGCAGCGAAGGACTTGTCTTTCCATTTCTTCATTACCGATTTTGTCTCCAGGTCCCCGACACTTTTTGATGGGCGAACGATCGCCACCGCAGTAATGAGCCCGGTTAACTCTTCGACGGCATATAACACTTTTTCCAGGTTAGTCTGCGGCTCGATATCATTGCATATACCCCATCCGTGGGAGGCAACCGCA contains the following coding sequences:
- a CDS encoding amidohydrolase family protein → MGIIDGHTHMYQKHATIDHLKKGVKDIEGFDINSLLRRLDEIGVSRFQTMSQSMERVRGMWLGSNALSAELHQLAPTRIISFAAAEPLDAQDRLNTAQLAELNELVTEKDIKGFLLTPGYGHYYSNDKRIYPFYEKAIELDIAIYFHHSHQFGPPRNCPLKYCQITLLDDLTIDFPELRFDVEHMGYPWTEELLCIMARSPNVYTDFAMFIDPYIGRGRRQLLARNLAMAREYGVLDRVFYGSDYVGENVDEYIDLLQREIAYIKEGLSHDLEAQGYAPLTGEDINGFLSENVLRFWKSK
- a CDS encoding HDIG domain-containing protein gives rise to the protein MSEYLPTYDEALSLLKEFVRSDSLLKHSYAVEGVMRYMARKLGEDEEKWAIVGLVHDLDYEEFPEQHCAKAQDILRGRDWPEEFVRAVASHGWGICNDIEPQTNLEKVLYAVEELTGLITAVAIVRPSKSVGDLETKSVMKKWKDKSFAAGVNRPLIEKGAEMLGVELTDLIGDVILGMREVSERIGL